One Arthrobacter sp. FW306-07-I genomic window carries:
- a CDS encoding aquaporin — MSTPAPARDALQPGGTDTAPGLLPRLVAEAFGSLFLAVAGLGVPLFSIPQSSPVPAALAAGLAITAAMLAFGHVSGGHFNPAITLGHLLAGRIRAGAAAAYAAAQVVGALVGALALFGILRTLPSIPDSRTAFDTVAAGFAAHSIIQAPLAAVVLLELLGAAIIVAVFLGAAGRSGNRTVAAVAVGLSFAALLQVGQSVGNLPFNPARAVASAVFSSGWAMEQLWVFLVAPLAGAAIAGLAFRITSGAEPAAAAAHRASDDGKAGGNRKGTDVTEAGHVDAGGLDADGVNPDGLDGDLARNDDDGAAAPKAGAGTPATAQRQASARQQERIRVSEAQEFFDGKQP; from the coding sequence ATGAGCACCCCAGCACCAGCCCGCGACGCACTGCAGCCCGGCGGTACTGACACCGCCCCCGGCTTGCTGCCCCGCCTGGTGGCCGAGGCCTTCGGCAGCCTCTTCCTCGCCGTGGCCGGGCTGGGTGTGCCGCTGTTCAGCATTCCGCAGTCCAGCCCAGTTCCTGCCGCGCTTGCTGCCGGCCTGGCCATCACCGCCGCCATGCTCGCCTTCGGGCATGTCTCCGGCGGCCACTTCAACCCGGCCATCACCCTGGGGCACCTCCTCGCCGGCCGGATCCGTGCCGGTGCCGCCGCGGCATACGCCGCCGCCCAGGTGGTGGGTGCCCTGGTAGGCGCCCTTGCCCTGTTCGGGATCCTCCGGACGCTTCCCAGCATCCCGGACAGCCGCACGGCCTTCGACACCGTGGCAGCCGGTTTCGCTGCGCACTCCATCATCCAGGCGCCGCTGGCCGCCGTCGTGCTCCTGGAACTGCTGGGCGCCGCGATCATCGTGGCAGTCTTCCTCGGCGCAGCCGGCCGCAGCGGCAACCGCACCGTGGCCGCCGTCGCCGTCGGCCTGTCCTTCGCGGCCCTGCTCCAGGTGGGCCAGTCGGTGGGAAACCTGCCGTTCAACCCCGCCCGTGCCGTGGCCTCAGCCGTTTTCAGCTCGGGCTGGGCCATGGAGCAGCTGTGGGTCTTCCTGGTGGCGCCGCTGGCCGGCGCTGCCATCGCCGGCCTGGCGTTCCGGATCACCTCGGGCGCTGAGCCTGCCGCGGCCGCTGCGCACCGGGCCTCCGACGACGGCAAGGCCGGTGGCAACCGGAAAGGCACCGACGTGACGGAGGCGGGCCACGTAGACGCCGGTGGCCTCGACGCCGACGGTGTAAACCCGGACGGCCTGGACGGGGACCTCGCGCGCAATGACGACGACGGCGCCGCGGCCCCCAAGGCAGGTGCGGGTACGCCCGCCACGGCCCAGCGCCAGGCCAGCGCGCGGCAGCAGGAAAGGATCCGCGTCAGCGAGGCCCAGGAATTCTTTGACGGTAAACAGCCCTGA
- a CDS encoding ADP-ribosylglycohydrolase family protein, which yields MSTDRGIPAPTLKSRIHGCLLGGALGDSLGYAVEFDSIDDIRERFGARGLTGLGELSGPRHFSDDTQLTLYTVDGLVEALEWANAGVGADVNACLWLAYLRWLATQGEDAGASAPAPQPRWIDGNEVLRQRRHPDRDCISGLATGEMGTAVRPVNAGAKGPGTVMRSAPFGLIPHITPDAVYKLSADAAALTHGHPVAHQSAGIFSLLIHRLVSGEPLRDAAAAVAAHAATLPEAAPELPERLEAAIRLAEKSPGAVGKLAGPEELVQALGGGWTAEEALAVALYAVLATLPAGAADGQPDQHFRDALAVAVNHSGGSDTAGSLAGNILGALYGEACLPAEWLNDLEAPEVIRGMADQLVKVTTGEG from the coding sequence ATGAGCACTGACCGCGGTATTCCCGCGCCCACCCTCAAATCCCGGATCCACGGCTGCCTGCTGGGCGGGGCGCTGGGAGATTCGCTGGGCTACGCCGTGGAGTTTGATTCCATCGACGACATCCGGGAACGCTTCGGTGCCCGGGGGCTGACCGGGCTTGGCGAGCTGTCCGGCCCCCGCCACTTTTCGGATGACACGCAATTGACGCTCTACACCGTTGACGGCCTGGTGGAGGCACTGGAATGGGCCAACGCGGGGGTTGGCGCGGACGTGAACGCCTGCCTTTGGCTGGCCTACCTGCGCTGGCTGGCGACGCAGGGCGAGGACGCCGGGGCGTCTGCGCCGGCACCCCAGCCCCGCTGGATCGACGGCAACGAGGTGCTCCGGCAGCGCCGGCACCCCGATAGGGACTGCATCAGCGGGCTGGCCACCGGCGAAATGGGAACCGCGGTGCGCCCCGTTAATGCCGGCGCAAAGGGCCCCGGTACGGTGATGCGTTCAGCGCCCTTTGGGCTGATTCCCCACATCACGCCCGACGCCGTCTACAAACTGAGTGCCGATGCCGCCGCCCTGACGCACGGGCATCCCGTGGCCCACCAGAGCGCCGGAATCTTCAGCCTGCTGATCCACCGGCTGGTGTCCGGGGAGCCACTGCGGGACGCTGCGGCCGCAGTCGCTGCCCACGCCGCCACCCTTCCGGAGGCCGCACCGGAACTGCCGGAGCGCCTGGAGGCCGCCATCCGCCTGGCGGAGAAGTCACCTGGTGCCGTGGGGAAACTGGCCGGCCCGGAGGAACTGGTCCAGGCACTGGGCGGGGGCTGGACCGCGGAGGAGGCCCTCGCCGTCGCGCTTTACGCCGTCCTTGCCACGCTCCCGGCCGGCGCTGCCGACGGGCAGCCGGACCAGCATTTCCGGGATGCCCTGGCAGTGGCCGTGAACCACAGCGGCGGAAGCGATACGGCAGGCTCCCTGGCGGGAAACATCCTGGGCGCCCTGTACGGGGAGGCCTGCCTGCCGGCGGAATGGCTTAATGACCTCGAAGCACCGGAGGTCATCCGGGGCATGGCCGATCAGTTGGTAAAGGTTACGACCGGCGAAGGCTGA
- a CDS encoding DUF4395 domain-containing protein, protein MSSLFAFPNPVNEYAARVTAALVVLLAVVTAVAGSAWGLLAIAIGFWLRLLFGPRISPLALLSVKVITPRLGKVRLVPGPPKRFAQGIGAAVSTAALLLFAAGAAPAAWTLLGVLVVAASLEAFAGFCLGCTIFGFLQRRGLIPEDVCEACNNISLRRS, encoded by the coding sequence ATGTCCTCCCTGTTCGCTTTTCCCAATCCCGTCAATGAGTACGCCGCCAGGGTCACCGCCGCGCTGGTGGTGCTGCTCGCCGTCGTCACCGCCGTGGCAGGTTCCGCGTGGGGGCTGCTGGCCATTGCCATCGGGTTCTGGCTCCGGCTGCTTTTCGGCCCGCGGATTTCACCCCTGGCGTTGCTGTCAGTGAAGGTCATCACTCCCCGGCTGGGAAAGGTGCGGCTGGTTCCCGGGCCGCCCAAGCGCTTTGCCCAGGGGATCGGTGCGGCAGTGTCCACCGCCGCCCTGCTCCTGTTCGCTGCAGGCGCGGCACCGGCAGCCTGGACGCTCCTCGGCGTCCTGGTGGTCGCAGCGTCGCTGGAAGCCTTCGCCGGATTCTGCCTGGGCTGCACCATCTTCGGGTTCCTGCAGCGCCGTGGACTCATTCCGGAGGATGTCTGCGAAGCCTGCAACAACATCAGCCTTCGCCGGTCGTAA
- a CDS encoding exonuclease domain-containing protein, with protein sequence MGLDFTAIDFETANGFRGSPCSVGLTKVRGGRIVEEASWLMRPPSGYDHFDHHNVRIHGITPAHVAGMPRFGELFPEIGAFIGGDVLAAHNAAFDLGVIRSALEVSGLPGPAYDYVCTVMLSRRCYSLVSNSLPFAAEEAGVPLVNHHDATEDARACAGILIDIAARNGANSIAELYLSLGLDMPRQQAFDPATGELSKPSLAAVAGASGNGAALVRRFQSGWPEEGANPEPNADAEPGHPLYAQTVVFTGQLSIERPEAKLRSARCGARTESRVTARTTVLVVGDGFVASDLRSGRLTGKARRVLELHERGQAIEVLSEGEFLQMVGGDIPGGPQGAGADSWKGALAPAVSA encoded by the coding sequence GTGGGTTTGGACTTTACGGCGATCGACTTCGAAACGGCCAACGGCTTCCGCGGCTCCCCTTGCTCCGTGGGACTGACGAAGGTGAGGGGCGGCAGGATCGTCGAGGAGGCCTCCTGGCTGATGCGCCCACCCTCCGGGTACGACCACTTTGACCATCACAATGTCAGGATCCACGGGATCACTCCTGCCCACGTTGCCGGTATGCCCCGCTTCGGTGAGCTGTTTCCTGAGATCGGTGCCTTCATCGGCGGGGATGTACTGGCAGCCCACAACGCCGCGTTCGACCTGGGCGTGATCCGCTCGGCACTGGAAGTGTCCGGCCTGCCGGGCCCCGCCTATGACTATGTGTGCACCGTCATGCTGTCCCGCCGCTGCTACTCGCTGGTCTCCAATTCGCTCCCGTTTGCCGCCGAGGAAGCGGGCGTCCCGCTGGTCAACCACCATGACGCCACGGAGGACGCCCGTGCCTGCGCAGGCATCCTCATTGACATCGCCGCCCGCAACGGCGCCAACAGCATCGCCGAACTCTATCTCTCCCTGGGCCTGGACATGCCCCGCCAGCAGGCCTTCGATCCGGCCACGGGCGAGCTGTCCAAGCCCAGCCTCGCGGCCGTGGCCGGTGCTTCCGGGAACGGCGCCGCGCTGGTCCGCCGGTTCCAGTCCGGCTGGCCCGAGGAAGGGGCCAACCCCGAACCGAACGCGGACGCCGAGCCCGGCCACCCCCTGTACGCGCAGACGGTGGTGTTCACAGGGCAGCTCTCCATCGAACGCCCGGAGGCGAAGCTCCGCTCGGCCCGGTGCGGCGCCCGCACCGAAAGCCGCGTCACCGCCCGGACTACCGTCCTGGTGGTGGGGGACGGGTTCGTTGCCTCGGACCTGCGCTCGGGCAGGCTCACCGGCAAGGCGCGGCGCGTCCTGGAACTCCACGAGCGGGGACAGGCCATCGAGGTGCTCTCCGAGGGCGAGTTCCTCCAGATGGTGGGCGGGGACATTCCCGGCGGCCCGCAGGGTGCTGGCGCGGACAGCTGGAAGGGCGCTTTGGCACCTGCGGTCAGCGCCTGA
- a CDS encoding DedA family protein: MNDLAVSMLGGAGPVQPKMASFLPDWLNPQVFLADPALAPWVVLLVCGIVFAETGLLVGFFLPGDSMLFTAGLLVATDTIKFNIWLLALLIVVSAIIGNQTGYLIGSKAGPAIFNKPNSRLFKRENVENAHAFFEKHGGKALILARFVPIIRTFVPVIVGVAQMSKRKFFVFNVIGAVLWGGGVTLLGYLLGDKVPWVRDNLDIIFIAIVLVSVIPIGIEVLRGLSARRQAQAYGTDAVDEFIEEHGPEEDQKTPRNIRGSRPE; this comes from the coding sequence ATGAATGACCTCGCTGTGTCCATGCTGGGCGGTGCGGGACCGGTCCAGCCGAAAATGGCGTCGTTCCTGCCCGATTGGCTGAACCCCCAGGTCTTCCTGGCCGATCCTGCCCTCGCCCCCTGGGTGGTCCTGCTGGTATGCGGAATCGTCTTCGCCGAGACCGGCCTGCTGGTGGGGTTCTTCCTGCCGGGCGATTCCATGCTGTTCACCGCCGGCCTGCTGGTGGCCACGGACACCATCAAGTTCAACATCTGGCTCCTGGCCCTGCTGATCGTGGTCTCGGCCATCATCGGCAACCAGACCGGTTACCTCATCGGGTCCAAGGCGGGCCCTGCCATCTTCAACAAGCCAAACTCCCGGCTGTTCAAGCGGGAGAACGTGGAGAACGCCCACGCCTTCTTTGAAAAGCACGGCGGCAAGGCGCTGATCCTGGCCCGGTTCGTGCCGATCATCCGCACCTTTGTTCCCGTGATCGTCGGTGTTGCCCAGATGAGCAAGCGGAAGTTCTTCGTGTTCAACGTCATCGGCGCGGTGCTGTGGGGCGGCGGCGTGACCCTCCTCGGCTACCTGCTGGGCGACAAGGTGCCGTGGGTCCGCGACAACCTGGACATTATCTTCATCGCCATCGTGCTGGTCTCGGTGATTCCCATCGGCATCGAAGTCCTGCGCGGCCTGTCCGCCAGGCGCCAGGCGCAGGCCTACGGCACCGATGCCGTGGATGAGTTCATCGAGGAACACGGCCCGGAAGAGGATCAGAAGACGCCCCGCAACATCCGCGGCAGCCGGCCGGAGTAG
- the rdgB gene encoding RdgB/HAM1 family non-canonical purine NTP pyrophosphatase, whose product MSSVAPRLVLATHNKGKLRELRELLRGQVPGLDVDTQVVDAAAAGAPDVVETGVTFAENSLLKARAVAGATGLVAIADDSGLAVDVMGGAPGIFSARWAGRHGDDAANLELLLNQLSDVPDEHRGAAFVCAAALALPADADGPGREVVEYGQLEGILLREPRGAGGFGYDPVLQPAGEDRSCAELSAEEKNAISHRGKAFRALLPSIVAALEAAG is encoded by the coding sequence GTGAGCAGCGTGGCGCCCCGCCTGGTGCTCGCCACGCACAACAAAGGCAAACTCCGGGAGCTCCGCGAACTGCTGCGCGGGCAGGTGCCAGGGCTCGACGTCGACACCCAGGTGGTGGATGCCGCCGCGGCAGGTGCGCCGGACGTCGTCGAAACCGGCGTGACGTTCGCCGAGAATTCGCTGCTGAAGGCGCGGGCGGTGGCCGGCGCCACCGGCCTGGTGGCCATCGCCGATGACTCCGGGCTGGCCGTGGACGTCATGGGCGGGGCCCCCGGCATCTTCTCCGCCCGGTGGGCCGGACGGCACGGTGACGATGCCGCCAACCTGGAACTCCTGTTGAACCAGCTGTCGGATGTCCCGGACGAACACCGTGGGGCCGCGTTCGTGTGCGCTGCCGCCCTGGCCCTGCCAGCGGACGCGGATGGCCCCGGCCGGGAAGTGGTGGAGTACGGGCAGCTGGAAGGCATCCTCTTGCGCGAACCGCGGGGAGCCGGCGGATTCGGTTACGATCCGGTGCTGCAGCCGGCCGGCGAGGACCGCAGCTGCGCCGAACTGTCTGCTGAGGAAAAGAACGCCATCAGCCACCGCGGCAAGGCGTTCCGGGCGCTGCTGCCGTCGATCGTGGCAGCTTTGGAAGCGGCGGGCTAG
- the rph gene encoding ribonuclease PH — MTSEATAVPIVRADGRAPDQLRPISITRGWSNQAEGSALIEFGNTRVLCTASLTPGVPRWLKGEGRGWVTAEYAMLPRATNTRSDRESVKGKIGGRTHEISRLIGRSLRSIIDTKALGENTIVLDCDVLQADGGTRTAAITGAYVALADSIRFARDNKLIARNAQPLIDTIAAVSVGIIDGVPMLDLPYVEDVRAETDMNVVVTGSGKFVEVQGTAEGAPFDRDELNQLLDLALLGTAQLAAIQRETLADTL; from the coding sequence ATGACATCTGAAGCAACTGCAGTGCCCATCGTGCGCGCCGACGGCCGTGCCCCCGACCAGCTCCGGCCCATCAGCATCACCCGCGGATGGTCCAACCAGGCTGAAGGTTCGGCACTGATCGAATTCGGCAACACCAGGGTGCTCTGCACCGCATCGCTGACACCAGGCGTCCCGCGCTGGCTCAAGGGCGAGGGCAGAGGCTGGGTCACGGCGGAGTATGCCATGCTGCCCCGCGCAACCAACACCCGCTCCGACCGCGAGTCCGTCAAGGGCAAGATCGGCGGCCGCACGCACGAGATCTCGCGGCTGATCGGCCGTTCGCTGCGCTCCATCATCGACACCAAGGCCCTGGGCGAGAACACTATCGTTCTGGACTGCGACGTCCTGCAGGCCGACGGCGGCACCCGCACCGCAGCGATCACCGGCGCCTATGTTGCCCTGGCGGATTCCATCCGGTTTGCCCGCGACAACAAGCTCATCGCCCGGAACGCGCAGCCGCTGATCGATACCATCGCCGCCGTTTCCGTGGGCATCATCGACGGCGTCCCCATGCTGGACCTGCCGTACGTGGAGGATGTCCGGGCCGAGACCGACATGAACGTGGTGGTCACGGGCTCGGGCAAATTCGTGGAGGTGCAGGGAACCGCGGAGGGCGCCCCCTTCGACCGTGACGAGCTGAACCAGCTCCTGGACCTGGCGCTGTTGGGTACGGCCCAGCTCGCTGCCATCCAGCGCGAAACCCTGGCGGACACCCTGTGA
- a CDS encoding MBL fold metallo-hydrolase, translating to MKLTIVGCTGSFPGPGSPASCYLLTATDGDRTWKVVMDLGSGALGAIQRYTDLEDIDAIFLTHLHPDHCMDLCGLHVAIRWKPGGWGRGRIPVWGPAATADRMATAYGLELDPGMHEEFDFTNWTEREPVTVGPFTVTPFSVNHPIEEAYALRVEVVEPGKDGTPVSRVLTYSGDTDSCAGLEEAAKDADLFLCEAAFEEGRDDGINDVHLTGKRAGEAAAAAGARRLLLTHIPVWTSQTTVMAEARPVFPGDVAVAVAGVHYTI from the coding sequence GTGAAGCTGACCATCGTGGGATGCACGGGCTCGTTCCCCGGGCCCGGCTCCCCGGCGTCGTGCTACCTCCTGACCGCCACCGACGGCGACCGGACCTGGAAGGTGGTGATGGACCTCGGCAGCGGTGCGCTGGGGGCGATCCAGCGCTACACGGACCTGGAGGACATCGACGCGATCTTCCTCACCCATTTGCACCCGGACCACTGCATGGACCTCTGCGGGCTGCACGTGGCCATCCGCTGGAAGCCCGGAGGCTGGGGCCGCGGCCGGATCCCCGTCTGGGGCCCCGCCGCCACGGCAGACCGGATGGCCACCGCCTACGGGCTTGAGCTGGACCCGGGCATGCACGAAGAGTTCGACTTCACCAACTGGACCGAACGCGAACCGGTGACCGTGGGCCCCTTCACCGTCACCCCATTCTCCGTCAACCATCCCATCGAGGAGGCCTACGCCCTCCGGGTGGAAGTGGTTGAACCCGGCAAGGACGGCACCCCGGTGTCCCGCGTCCTGACCTATTCCGGCGATACCGATTCCTGCGCGGGGCTTGAGGAAGCTGCCAAGGACGCAGACCTGTTCCTGTGCGAGGCAGCCTTCGAAGAGGGCCGGGACGACGGCATCAACGACGTCCACCTCACCGGCAAGCGGGCCGGCGAGGCGGCAGCAGCTGCCGGTGCGCGGCGGCTCCTGCTGACCCACATCCCGGTATGGACGTCGCAGACCACCGTCATGGCTGAAGCCCGCCCGGTGTTCCCGGGCGACGTTGCCGTCGCCGTGGCGGGCGTGCACTACACCATCTAG